Within the Gadus chalcogrammus isolate NIFS_2021 chromosome 20, NIFS_Gcha_1.0, whole genome shotgun sequence genome, the region tgaCACACCATTTTCAGCCTGCCATgtcacgcaaacgcacacacgcagccacaaacacaaacacacacaaaaaacagtcGCACAAAACCCATTTTTAAGAACAAACACTACATCTGAACATTTAAAGGGCAACACAAGGGATAATGGGACTTATATGCTACCTTGCGTTTCCGCTTGCTGTCCCTGTTGTCTGTCTCCGGGACATGTAGGTGTCTCATGGCTCCGCCTGGCTTGGCCTTGACCAGGGCagagggacaggaagtgggtggctggctgtgattggccgtagtcgtagtagtagccgcagtagtagtagtagttgtaggaGTAGTAGGAGTCGAGTCAGGGACTCTCTTGAGGAGACAAAGGTCTATCTGCACCCTCAGATTCCTTAGCCCCCGGTGGGAAGGCGCTGTGGCTTGTTCGCTGCGTCCGAACGGGACCAGGGTGTAGAGTTTCTTTCTCCCCTCACCCGGCTGTCCCTCGCTGGCGCTGCCGGCCTTAGGGCCTGGGGGGACGGCGCTTCTGGGCCTGCTGTCTTTGGGTCTGCCCGGCGGACCCGGCTCGGGCCTTTTAGGGGCAGGCCTTTTGTTGGACGTGGAGACCGCTGGGACCTGGGTGACGGCGGCCCGACACTCCGACTCGGATTCTGATcccgaggaggagggcgaggaagaggagaatgaggaggaggaggaagatgagatgagaggagcGGAGGGATATAAAGGCGCCGGGGAGCCGGAGTCTGGCGGCGTCGCTCGCTCCTGCTCACTCTTTCGGTGCTTCTTTGTGGTCCTCCCACGCTGCTTGGGCTGTCCAGTAAGGCGCTGTCTCTCaagggtggtggcggcggtcgcggtggtggcggtgacgGTGGCGGTGTTGACGGTGTTGAAGGTGTTGACGGTGGCGGCGGCGTGGCTTCTCTGTTTGGTTTGAAGTGGCTGCCATTCACCCCTGTGCTGTTGCTCCTCCCACCTTCTCCTgcgtctcttctcctctctctcttcctcctctcgccGCTGCCTCTCcttggcgccccctgctgcctcctcctcctgctcctcctcctcctcctcctcggaacTCTGGATCCAGGAATGCCTCAGGAGCTGCTCCTCCGCCAGTCTTCTGTCGTCCTTTCGCTCCCGTCGCTCCCTGTGTCGGTGTCCCTCTTTCCTGTCTTTCCTCCTGTCCTCTGTCTGGGTCGGGACCACTTCTTTGAGCGCCTTGGCCTGGCTCCTCTTCTGGGAGGGGGCAGTAGCCGGATGCTCCCTGGGTTGGGCCTTGGCTATCAAGGCCCGAGAGCTACCTCTGGAAGGGGGCGCTGCGCTAGGATTGGCAGGCGCTTTGGAGGTAGATACAGACTGTGAGCTGTGATCAGCCTGGCTGTTGGCCTCTATGCCAGAGGCATAGGCCGGCAAGGGCTTTGTTCTGGTGGGGCTTCGTTGTGAGCTGGGCTGAAGGCCAGGCACGGGGACGGGGCGAGAGCTGTGACCCGGTCTGCTCCCAGGTGCGTGCTCGAATCTGGACGGCGCGTGTTTGGCTTTGGGAGCCGGAGGAAGGTGGTGCGTGGAGCCCGGCGGTGGAAGAGGGTGAGACCTCGCCTTGCGGTTAAGACTGGGGTCAGAGTTCAAAGCTGTCGTGGACCCGACTTTGGATTTGCTTTGGGTTTGGTCATGTACGGCTTTAGTCTTAGGTCTTGGCTGTCGGGCCGGCGCTTTAAGGCAGGGACTGTCTCTCTGCTTGCCTTTGGGTTCAGAACCACACAGAGGTGCGATCCATGGCCTCACTTTTGTCCGGTGGGGGCTGCCTGTCAGGCGAGGTCGTGTCTGGGTCTCCTGCCCAGGACTGGGAACGAGAATGTAGCAAGAAGGGGAAGCGCTAGGGCTGGGACACCTCGGAGGGTGCCGGCCTATTGGGCTGGGGCAGGCTCTGGGGCCGCCGTGTGGGCTGGGACAGGCGCTGTGGAGCGGGCTGCGGTCGGGGCTGTGTCGGGGGCTCGGGCTGGGACAGGTGCTGGGGAACGGGCTGGGGCAGAAGCTGTAGCCGGGACTCAGCAAAGGGCTGCTCCCGGGGCTGTAGTTGAAGTGCGGGCTGGGGATGAGGCTTTGGCTGGGGCTGTAATCCTGAGCGTGGTCCCAGGACCGGGCTGGGGACGGGGCTCTGTCCGCCTGCGGGGAGGGCAAGCTGGCCGGGACGAGGCTGGAGGTCTCCCTGGGATCTGGTTGGATGCTGGAGGATTTTTTGCGGGCCTTCTTGAGCCACTTATCCAGCTGCCACTGGGCGGTAGAGGGGTGGTGTGTCTGGGGAAGGATAAGGAGGGAATCACACGTGTCAAAGAGCAGTGTGGATTGTCTTTGTGAAACCTGATCGAAAATTGTAATAAGACAAAACATCATAATAATAAAGTGTTTGAAACAAGCATCTACAGTTTCCTTAACTTTCGAACTCTAATTTGACACATGCACATCCAATGGGTATTCCCCAAAAGAATGCcgcacataaaa harbors:
- the aff3 gene encoding AF4/FMR2 family member 3, with translation MPTVLSGKRELSIVRFLPRCASSQDAGSHKHQCAKDIQGDMTQSWPSQHALGGDQAQRFLYNPKDAKQHTVLQRQARGDVQMRMTRPPHVAPHKSMLADDLDLSSDDEDNRRANRQSSWDDHSLTAPRTNTHSARVRHSSSDSSGSESSGESESSSQRSRSPVPEASSDPGSPGNARPLPTEETHHPSTAQWQLDKWLKKARKKSSSIQPDPRETSSLVPASLPSPQADRAPSPARSWDHAQDYSPSQSLIPSPHFNYSPGSSPLLSPGYSFCPSPFPSTCPSPSPRHSPDRSPLHSACPSPHGGPRACPSPIGRHPPRCPSPSASPSCYILVPSPGQETQTRPRLTGSPHRTKVRPWIAPLCGSEPKGKQRDSPCLKAPARQPRPKTKAVHDQTQSKSKVGSTTALNSDPSLNRKARSHPLPPPGSTHHLPPAPKAKHAPSRFEHAPGSRPGHSSRPVPVPGLQPSSQRSPTRTKPLPAYASGIEANSQADHSSQSVSTSKAPANPSAAPPSRGSSRALIAKAQPREHPATAPSQKRSQAKALKEVVPTQTEDRRKDRKEGHRHRERRERKDDRRLAEEQLLRHSWIQSSEEEEEEEQEEEAAGGAKERQRREEEEREEKRRRRRWEEQQHRGEWQPLQTKQRSHAAATVNTFNTVNTATVTATTATAATTLERQRLTGQPKQRGRTTKKHRKSEQERATPPDSGSPAPLYPSAPLISSSSSSSFSSSSPSSSGSESESECRAAVTQVPAVSTSNKRPAPKRPEPGPPGRPKDSRPRSAVPPGPKAGSASEGQPGEGRKKLYTLVPFGRSEQATAPSHRGLRNLRVQIDLCLLKRVPDSTPTTPTTTTTTAATTTTTANHSQPPTSCPSALVKAKPGGAMRHLHVPETDNRDSKRKRKAENGVSHRERKRANDPPGQTVSAAQKPLNRHLATETLHNGYLEEYLDTKRQLSPLSPLSDSPEPTKAPLKEREKDRDFAMKPKLEVESVGVSGKPYSMSKSWVPPTGQAAAHQGSMPNPETPHHAEYYMHEAKRMKHRADAMVDKLGKAVNYVDAALSFMECGKAMEEGPLEAKSPYTMYSETVELLRYAMRLKSHSGPGARQEDKQLAVLCFRCLALLYWQMFRLKKDHALKYSKALLDYFKSSPKVPATAPAWSDSGKSTKGPASLMPSSQATHSLGSPGASTAPSLISIPQRIHQMAANHLNITNSVLYSYEYWEVADNLAKENKEFFNYLNTLSGPLTLHSSIGHAVQYTRQALQWIRISAKLS